The Rouxiella sp. WC2420 region AGAATGCTCGCCCGGAGGGTAATTAATAGTATTATTGTTCTGCATAGTTAATTTAAGGCGATCACCCTGCAAATAGATAGGTGGAAGCCTTCTCTTGTTTTAATTATTTAGGGAGGAAAACAAATCATTGGCGATATTTAATGATCTTGGATTCATTAATGTAAATTATTTGCGAAACTTATTTAGTCAAATCAGGGTCTGGAACAACCAAAGGATCAACAGGTGGCGCAATCATCGTCGGGAAGGGCAAATCCGTTACATTAGGGCCAATGGGCATAATAGGTACGGTTGGCTCATTTGGCGCAATCGGCACGTTGGGCACAGTGGGTACCACAGCCACTACCGGCAGCGGGGTTTGCACCTGTTTATTAAACTGGTCCTGCGCAATCTCCTGAGAAATCAGCATCGACGAGGTTTTTAATAGCAGCTCAAAGTCACTGCGCCAGGCGTTGACGTCGCCGTTGTTGTAAATATCGTTAAGCCATGCCAGACACAGTACATTAGAGCCGTCGCGAAACAGTTCGATACCCTGCGAGCGGGCAAAGATTGAGGCCAGCGCCGCCGAACTGCCGGAGGACAGGGCGGCGCTGCCTTTGTTTTCCCCGTTCGGTGCACCGGCCGACCCGCTGGCGCTGCCGGTGAGCATTGACGCCACATTGTCGGCGGCATCAGCGGGCGGTTCAGGGCAAATACGCAAATCGGCATTCGCACCGCTACGCGCATCCGGCACGATAATTATCGACCGCCGCTCGCTGGTCATGGTCGCCACCGTCGCCCCTTTAGGAGACACCACGCGAAAATCCAGCGGATATTCCGTCGGGCTGCGCCACGGCGGATATACCGAGGCACTTCCCAATAGATAGGCGCATATAAAAATGGCGGCAGCTAATAGGGTTATTTTTAGCATTGGGGGCCAATAAATTATTTGTTAAGGAAGAATGTCATATTTTATAGATTCAGACAAATATAAACCAGATTTTGATGCAGCTTGAGAAACTGACAAATAAACCTGAAGATGGGGATTTGAGGCTGATAGTCCTCCAATAGTATTGGCATAAATGTGCAATAGATATCTGTCTAGTGTTTTATTAAATTCCAAATCTGTGCTTAGTTGATATACTTTAGGATCATTTGGATAAATAATATTTAAAGCAACTGTTATATCTCCATCTGGATTGTTTGTGCGAATTGCAAACGTTACATAAGAATCATCATTCGAAACAAATCTAAATGTTAAATCAGTAGTTGGTATGTCCATAGAAATATCTAAACCATATCTACAGGTTTGCTTGGCGTGTAATTTAGTCTCTTTCTGGACTACATCAATGTATGTCTTCGCTCCATGACCCTTTATTGTGATGTCTCCTTGGTTAGAAACTTCGACTATGGAAGGATTTGTGGAGGTAAATTCTAGAGGAAGAAGAACATTATTTTCCAAATCTCTTCCCTTAATTTTATCCACAAGATTTATTTCGTATGTTTTTTTACTTCCTATTCTAAAATCTACATCCGGCGGTGGAGTTAATCCATTGCTTTTTATAGGCTTTATCTTCACTGACACCTCTACAGGAGGTGCAGGGTTTTTTACTCGCGTAGAAAGTTCTGTAACTGAGATGGTTATTGGATCAGGTAACCATTTGGTAAAAGTTAAAATACCTTTTTCAGTATCTAAATTAATTCCTTTTTCTGTTGCATCTTTAATTATTGCATATTTTTTAACACCCCCGTTACCCCCTTTAACATCTAAAGTGAGTGTGTTATCTTTGGAGATTTCAGATATTATCTTTTCGATAGGCGAATCTATTGCCAAATTAACACTCTTCCTTGTTTCTGCATTATTCGCAGGTTCAGCCTCAAACGGATAAAACTCAAGTGCTTCAGTGCTTAAATCCCAATAGCCAACGGTGTAAACAAAATCTTTCGTACCAATATAAACCATAATTGCATTGGCGGTTAGGTATTTACCCTTTGCATCTTTTGTTGCTGTTTGACCTGGACCAGATAGTTTTCCCGCAAAAGCATAAAACCCTGGTGTATGAAAGTTAGATGATTTTATACCATAATCGGCATCAAAACTATTATCTGCATAATCAATAATACCGTCTTCACTCCAAAAGCTGGCTAAGGTATCTAAGGTGAAGCGTGTACTATCGTAATAAAGCCCATAATCGTTTTCTATGTATGAAAAATTAATCCTTAAGTTATCATTAGTGGGTCTTACTGAAACTTTACTGGAGTCTTTAATATAAGTTGTTAGTTTTGCTTGAAGCTTATTTTTAGCATTAAAAATGGCCTTTTGGCCAAAATCATTGGCAACATTAACCAGCCGAGTAATAGGGGCATCCCAATCTTCAGTTGCACTAAGTGATTCTGTCGTATTACTAGGTACTATTTTCTTATCAATAGCATTTGTAACCGTTTTAACGAGTGCATTGACAAATTTAGATTTACTCCCCGCTTTAATGTCATCAATGGCAGCAGGCGTCAGAGTCAGCTCCCCTTGAGCATTAATAGTAAGATTATTATCCCCAGTTGCCAGATTGATTTTCAAACCTTCAGTGGTTTTTATCAACCCTGATTTGCTTGTAGTGCTAGGTGCTGGGATATTGACATCTAAAACGTTTCCTGTAGTTGTAAGCCCGGAACCAATATCTAGTTCAATGCCAAGCTCACCTAGCTTTAATCCTTTACTGACTTTAAGGGTAAGCTGCTTGTCAACAAGCTCTACACCTGGCCAGGGCTTAACCTGAATAATGTTTCCATTAGTAACTTCTATACCTTGACCGGAAGCAACCTCGATACTTACACCATTTGAATCAACTTTTACACCTGTTCCAGCTTTTACACCTAGACCCGTATCGGAAATGGTTAAACCTGATTCGTTAACAAGCTTAACCTCTAAGACTTTTTGGCCATTAAAATCCAATCCGCTTAACGGTGTTCGGGAGGTGCCATTCTCATTCAAGCCTAATGCAGTGTTTGCGGTATTAGCGAGATTAATAAGGTTGGAAAAATCCGTTTCATTAGGAATTAATCCAGTAACGAATTTGCCTTTTAGTGCTTGTAGTTCTTGTAGTTTGCTTTTGTTATCGCTAGCCATTTTTTAATTCCTAATAAGCAGGTAAAACTAATAAGTGCAATTGAATAGGGAGCGTTAGCCATATTCATTCGCTATGATGTTTATATAAGGAAACTATCACTTATATATTATCGATATTGACCGTGAGGAAACCATCTTTGACACATAGTACCTCGCTATGCTTAATATTAAGTTCACTTCCGGCAAAGACTAACCCCGATAATGTCGGAGTCAGTTTGATTTCTATGTGGTTGCCGTTGAAGAACAGGCCACTGCCAATTGTTACCGCGAGCATTTCATCTTTATTTTTGTCAGGCGCAGCATCATTCTTTTTTGCGAATGTGATAGGCGCTACGGCTAATAGCCCGTGAAAATCTTTAGCAATACCGGAATTAGGCGCTAAATTAAGAGCAAGTTTACCTTTATCGTCTGTGATACCTTGCCCGGTATTCAAAGCAAGCGATTCACCGGCTTTAAACCCTATGCCGAAGTCAATTTGAAGATCAGACCCAGATTTGTCTGTTCGGTCAATTAGCTTAAGCCCGCCGTTTGGCGATATTTGCAGTGATATACGTTGATTCTTGTCGATAGTTAGGCTGGGTGATCTAACGACTGAATCATTTAGCCCCAATCTGGTATTTGCTAGTGCACACACGTTAATTAAACTGTCGAAGTCATCTTGAGTGGGCACACATAAAGCCTTGAATTTATCTCTTATACTTTCGGATGTCTCAGGCGGCAGCGTCGATGGTGTGGTTTTTATATTCATAATATTCACCTTGGGTTTTGATTGTTTAAACCGATGTTACCGGGGCGACAAAGAAAATGTCCGTATCCTGCAGTGCATAAGCCTTTTCTGCCTCTGTTGCTAGGTTTTTTGCAGTATCAACAGAACTTTTTTCGGTTGCAGCATCATATACTCGCATAACGCCTATTCCTGGGAAGTTATCCCTTGGACGCTGGCCTAATGAAAGCATTTCCAATATTGCGTAGGCATCACCGCCAAGTTGGAAGCTGTTGTTTTGCCATCTCTGATATGCATCACTAAAGGTATTAAATTGTCCCGAGTCCAGATAATGGATCTGGGGATTCAAATGTATCGGAATCTCTTCTTTAATAACCTGCTCAATCCAAATGGCTAACTCATTATTCTTATCTAACCTGGATGAATCATTTCCTTGAGTATCTAGCCATGATCTGGGGAAAATACAGCTTAGCGTAGATGAAAATGGTTCATTGGATTTTTCTGGCTTAATTTCATAGTAGTACCTTACCTTTTCAGTAAAAACTACGTCACTATCAAAGCTAAAGGTATTATTTACCCTATCAACTGTAGTAATTGTACTGGTTAAAGGCTTTATTGTTCTTAAATCTGGGTTTTTAGGATCTGTGGATGTTTCAAATTGATAAAATGAAATTGTAACGCCAGCTTGAAGCCAGTCCGGCAAGGTTTTAACACTCTTGATTGTCCGGTTATTAATTGATTCTGAACTTATTGGTGTGCGATTGTTCTGCAACCATGCTGACGCAAAGGATAATATTTTTTTCTTGAATAATGTAGTGTCAATAATACGTTCGAGATTTTCGCTCAGCCGCGGGTCGTCTGCGCAATAGAATTTTATTGAATTTTTATCGCTATCAAGGAGTTCAATGCCACGTATCAAAAGGTTTTTGTAGAACACGCTTTTATTTTCTTTACTGCCGTTAGTTTTAGGTATTAGCTCAATATCAGCCAGCATGCCTACTTTAAAATCTGTATTATTATCAACTGTTAATTTTAGGCCTGATAACCCAGATTTTTTATCGATGAATTTTTCGGTTAATGTAATTAAGGATGTTTTTGCGCCTGTATCCAGCATGTTCGGCATCGGGGGCAGCAATTGTCTGTTCTCAACAATGTAAAATGGTAGTGTGCTCATTTTTTGTGTACTTGGTACATTACCCTCTTTTTTGGCAAAGAGTTCCACCCCCCGCCCCAGACGGGCAGCAATAATACGCTGCAAGCCTGAAATACCGTGAATGTCTATATTGCCGCGGCTGTAATTAATCTCAGGATTTTGCCTTAAGAATCCGTATTGTACGTCTCTGTATTCATTGCTATCGTAATTTTTAATCAGTGTTCGATCGGCTCGGCTATTGCCGAAGTAGTTAAGAAGATAACTTGTAATACCAAGCTCACTTTCTGGAGAATAAAAAAGCTTCGATGATTGACCGTAAATGTTTATTTTATCTTTATCTTCTAAAAAGGATATAGCCCGAATAGACGATGTGAAATTAAGTAGTGTCAACCAGTTAGTTTTTCCAAAAGTTGTACTATCACGCTCAAACGTCAGCGCTTCGGGCAATAACATCATCTTACTTTGCTGCAAGTAATTCCATGACTCGAAAGGGAATAAATACAAAGCCAAATTTTTTGCAGCAGAAGAGAGTTTGCTTTGTTTTAAACCATAGGCCGCAGGCAAAAAATTAGAGGCCGGGTAATAAGCGTCTGGATTACGATATTTACCCGCAGGAATAGGGGCGTCGGGTAACTTTGTGGCTTTATTACGGTTAAATAACAGAGGTGCCGCCGCCTCAACATAGTTTTCAAGCGGGAGTATCTGGCCCTTTTTAGTAAAGGTCACACATTGTTTGATTGCCTGTTGCACACTAGATTCATCCACTCCCCAGGCAAGGGGATAATGGTTTGTTTCTACTGTTAATTTCCAATTTTTATCTTTGTCTACGCCCAACGCCTGCACAGACTTAACACCAGGTACTTGCAGCAAACTTTTTGCTAATACACTAATATCAAGCTCGTAATTCCCCATGGCTTCTCGCGTAGCGGGTAATGCCTCTATCCAGCCGTAGTCAAGCTTGGGACCTTCAATAAGATCATTACTGTTAATGCCCTGGCTGTTTAAGCGACTGTTGCTACGCACGGTTTGTGGACTGACCCTGTCCTCCACTTGTAAAACAACTTGGTTTAAGGTGGTCTGATAATCGATCCAGTCGTCCGTAAGCTCCAGGCTGATTATGATTTTTTGTGGTGTAGCGTCTAAACGCTTTGGTTCACGGAAGCTTTCACACAGGTGCCGGTTTGCCGCCAGATACTTAACAAGAGCGGCGTGGGCTACTTCATCATCAACGCCGCGGTTAAGTTGATAGTTAACCTCATAGTCTCCGACGACGTGAAAATTATTGTCATCAGCTGTTTTAAACAAAAAATGGCCAGTAGTCTGGTCATAACTGTACTGATATTGTTCAGCCACTTTAACAACGGGGGTTATTTGAACATCACTAAAGTAAAATTTTGACTCATTCTTTGAATCATTACAAAGATCTAAAATGCCACGGCGATAGTCATCCAGCGTAATCGGTGCACATGTCAGTACATCTCGTGGACCAAAGTTGCTGGGGAAAATAGTGCTACCTTGCGCTTTAGGCTGCAGCAAATCTTTAGCTGGAAACGTATGACGAAATGCAAGATCCGCGGTGCTCCAGGTCAGCGCCTGTAAAAGAGTCACGCCAGGATCATGTTCACCTTTATCGGTCCAGATATTTCCTGAGTAGCGCTGAATATCATCCAGGCTTTTTTCAAGCAAAGTATCGAAATGGATATTTTCGTAATTCGCTTTTCCACTATTATCGGGTAGTGACATATCGACTCCATAAATACGTTGATAATGGCCTCGAGAACGTTAATATCTTTCAGCCTATTGGAAGCTAAAATCATTAATCAGGTCTCTTGCATTGAAGTGAATATAGAGCAGCTATTGACGTAATAACAGGTGGAAAACTTCCGTTTTAATTGTTGTCTTCCGCCTGCTGGAAATGTGGCTTTCTTAACCCTTATTACTTGAACTTAATAGCGATAAAAGAACTTTTTTATCATTCTCAAGTTGTTGTATCTTGTCTTTTAGCTTTTCAATTTCAAGGGTTCCTTCCAGATTCTTTTTATAGTTGGCATTGTTGCCGCTGGTGTATTTGCTTTTCCAATTATAAAAAGTAGCTGGGGATATATTCATTATGTGACAGATATCAGAAATCTTTGCGCCTTTTTCAGCTTGGCCGACTATAAATTTCATTTCCTTTTCGCTAAATCTGCTTCTATTCATTATTCCTCCAACGGAATTGTCTTGTTCTTATGGGGTGTTCGCTTTTCCTGTTCCTAAATTCAGAACATTAAATTAAGTAAACTTTAACCATAGCAACAAGGTAACGTTAAGTCGCTAAATTAGAAGGAGTAATTAGATTTAATTTTTAGATTTCTGATCTGCCTTTGGGTTATACCAAAGGAAACGATCAACTTTTCGCGGTCAGAACCCTCCTTGATCGATAAATATATTGCCGCCCGGCGCAAGGATAGGAAGATGCCCCATTTGGAGGGAATTTCCATCTGGCCATTCACTTTTGCCAGCCTTCTCCAAAGAAGGTACTCATCATCTGGAATGACCATACCGGTGCTTTTTGCGAAGTGCAATGCGGTTTTTGGGAGGTATATCTTTCTTCCACCAAAGGTTTTTATCAGTACAAACATTGTAGAGAACCCACACAGGCCTGCCAGCTCTGAGGCGATATTAGGCAGGCTTGCGAGTACTTGAATCTTATTTTCATCACAAAAGCGCAGGCATGATTGGCTTTCAATAATTGAGCCATCAAATAGGTCACACCATAAGTTTTCCATAGATAAACCTCTTTATAGGGGAGATATCATTCAACTTTGCTTCCTGCAACCTACGATTTCCATTATTTGAAGGTATAAGTTTTAACGAATAAATTAATAATATGTATATATTTTTAAAAATCTATTATTAGAAAAATTATAAAATTTGATTTTCTAGAAATGACTAATTTAATGTTTTTAATGCAATTTATTTGTTTTTACGAAATCACACCACTACGGTCAAAGAAATTTTATGGGTATAAAGTGCTGATTAAATAAAATTAATGGGTGAAAATATCGTATTAAATTGTTTTTTTGGTGTGTTATGTTTCTTTTTTGAGTTTGTTCTTGTTTGTGACCTGTGCGGGTGTCGGTGCAGCGTAGAAGGTGGTGTAAAACCACCTACTGTATTAAGCCGTGAGTCACTATTTTAGATCGATACCTACAAATTAAATTAGTGAGAAAACGATGAGTTTAAAACTGGCAATGTACGGGGGGGTGTTTTTAATTTTAGGAATTTTATTATCTTTTCTGGGCTATTACCACAATAAAGCCAAGGCTCAGGGAGTTGAAATTACCCAGTTAATGCAGGAGAAAAACGAAGCGCAACTCATTATTACTACACAAATACAGCAAATTTCGGATTTTAATAAGATAAGTAAGGCTGAACAAGATGAAAAACAGCAGGTTGTACAGCAAAGCAATGAACGAATCGTGTATATCAGGACGGCCGCAAAAGCGAATCGCTGTAGCATGCAGCCTGTTCCTGTTGACGTTGTTAACCGGCTGCGGGAGCACGCAAACCAGATTCGTCAAGGTTCCGCCGGTGCCAATACCGGCCAGCCTACTGGCAGAGTGCCTGCCGCCGGTCATTGATCCGGATATCAACTACGAAGGCAGTTTGGTGTTAAACGAACAACTTCTGAGCGTGGTAGAAATCTGCAATAAACAGATTTCGGCGATCGCGCGCATTGAGGCTTTGCGCGTCAGCCCTGATGAAGCGGCATTAAAAGTGCCGTGATTGAGTACAGGGCATGCGGCGGGATGTCTTCCACCTATTTCTCAATGGCGTTAGCAACTAGGCTGATTTAATTGTTACATCTTACTTAATGGGAACACGATGATGTCAGAAAACACTGCCGAACCGCTCAATACCGTTGAACCGGATGGTCACAGCGACAAGAGTATCCCGTTTGTTTTTGATGATACCGATACCCGCTGGCATCTCACTCAGCTGGCTGAATACTGTTCGGTGATTCCTTATGAGCCGCTGAACCCAACCGCGACGCAGCCTTATGGTAAAACGCCGAACTGGGGCCAGGTGCTGTTTGGTCATGAGGTGGGCGAAGAGCGTCAGCAACTTATCAACCATTTGGTGAACCTGTACAACCATGGCGAACAGGGTGACGGCCTGTTACCGCCGCAGCAGGCCCTGTTGCTGGCCTGGCTTCGCCAGCTCGAGACGCCGCGTAAACTGTTGAACATGCTCCCCGCACTGCACAGGCAGCTTTATTATCGCGATTACCTTAAATTACAGCCCCAGCCGCCGGTTGCCGATTCGGTGATCCTGTCAATGGCACTCGACGACGGCCTGGTAGAAACCACCGTCAAAGCCAATACGCTTTTTGATGGCGGAACGGACACCTTGGGTAACCCGTTGCATTACGCCCTCGAACACGATTTGGTGGTTAATACCGGGCAGTTAACCGATTTGATAGAAGTAAACCCTGAAACAAAGCTCAAACGCACACTGATTGCTCTGCCAGACTGCAATTTGCCTC contains the following coding sequences:
- a CDS encoding transposase, which encodes MNRSRFSEKEMKFIVGQAEKGAKISDICHIMNISPATFYNWKSKYTSGNNANYKKNLEGTLEIEKLKDKIQQLENDKKVLLSLLSSSNKG